The genomic stretch CTGAACTTCTGATTAATTTTGGAGTGGTGGAAATTATTGGCGTGCTTTTGGAACCGCTAATGCGTCCTATATTTAATGTCCCTGGAGCTGGAGCGTTTGTTGTCGCTATGGGTTATACTTCCGGTTTTCCGATCGGCTCCTTGCTGACCGTTAAGCTGCGTAAAAAGCGTTTATGTACCAGATGTGAAGCTGAACGTTTGATGTCTTTTACCAATAATGCCAGTCCCCTGTTTATGTTCGGAGCTGTCGCCGTAGGTATGTTCAGCAACCCTTCCCTGGGCATTATCATTGCCGGGTCTCACTATCTGGCTAATCTTACTGTAGGCTTGATGCTTCGTTTCTGGGGAATTCGTGACAAAGAAAAAGTCTTCTCTCCACCGACTCAGGGTAACCTTCTAACTCAAACCTTCTACGCCCTAAAGAAAGTCCGGCAGCAACCAAAATCTCTCGGAAAACTCTTGGGGGAAGCCATAAAAAATTCCGTTGAAACTTTAATCCTTATAGGTGGGTTTATCATCCTTTTTTCTGCCTTCCTTGAAGTGCTGGCCTTATACGGAGTAATTGACTGGATATCCAAATTCCTTCTTCTGCTGCTAAACCCTATCGAGTTTAATCACGAACTAACGGATGCCTTGGCCAACGGTCTTTGGGAAGTAACTTTAGGCTCTAAAATGGCCAGCGAGGCTAACGCTCCCTTAACCTTGAAGGTGATGGCCGTCACCATGATCCTGGGATGGAGTGGGTTGTCGGTTCACGCCCAGGTAGCCAGCATTATTAGTGAAACAGATCTTCGCATGCTACCTTTTGTGATCTCTCGACTGCTCCAGGCTACCCTTTCTGCCATTTACGTCAATCTATTTTTAGGTCCCGCGCAACCGGTTATCTCCTACTTGAATTTAAGCCACCCGGCGTTCCCCGCTACCTGGTACGGAATGTGGTTGCACCAATTCCAACAGTCCGCCTTTCTCCTGTTAAAATCCTTCATCATTTTAGGGACTTTATCTTTGATATTGCTCATACCAAGTATACTAAAGAATACCCGT from Calderihabitans maritimus encodes the following:
- the ylbJ gene encoding sporulation integral membrane protein YlbJ, which encodes MSDYFYRKNIFRGQILWVLVAVLFAASMVIYPREVFQASVRGLDTWWHIVFPALLPFFVVSELLINFGVVEIIGVLLEPLMRPIFNVPGAGAFVVAMGYTSGFPIGSLLTVKLRKKRLCTRCEAERLMSFTNNASPLFMFGAVAVGMFSNPSLGIIIAGSHYLANLTVGLMLRFWGIRDKEKVFSPPTQGNLLTQTFYALKKVRQQPKSLGKLLGEAIKNSVETLILIGGFIILFSAFLEVLALYGVIDWISKFLLLLLNPIEFNHELTDALANGLWEVTLGSKMASEANAPLTLKVMAVTMILGWSGLSVHAQVASIISETDLRMLPFVISRLLQATLSAIYVNLFLGPAQPVISYLNLSHPAFPATWYGMWLHQFQQSAFLLLKSFIILGTLSLILLIPSILKNTRIIIWLPLKNLSLRRK